A window from Methylococcus mesophilus encodes these proteins:
- the rpsJ gene encoding 30S ribosomal protein S10, whose protein sequence is MAKQRIRIRLKAFDHRLIDQSASEIVETAKRTGAQVLGPIPLPTKKERFTVLVSPHVNKDARDQYELRTHKRLMDIIEPTDKTVDALMRLDLAAGVDVQIKLN, encoded by the coding sequence ATGGCTAAGCAGAGAATTCGTATCCGTTTGAAGGCGTTTGATCATCGGCTCATCGATCAATCGGCGTCGGAAATCGTCGAGACCGCAAAGCGCACGGGCGCGCAGGTGTTGGGCCCGATTCCCTTGCCGACGAAGAAAGAGCGATTCACCGTGCTGGTATCCCCGCACGTGAACAAGGATGCCCGTGATCAATACGAGCTTCGCACTCATAAGCGGCTGATGGACATTATCGAGCCTACGGACAAGACGGTGGACGCGCTCATGCGTCTGGATCTGGCTGCGGGCGTCGACGTTCAGATCAAGCTTAATTGA